A segment of the bacterium genome:
CCACCAGCCACACCTCGTCGACCAACGTGTCCCAGCGCGCCTCGATGAGCAGTGCCGCCTCGACGACGACTGGTGCGGCGCCGCTCGCCCGCGCCGCCGCGACCCGCTGCGCGACCGCGTCGCGGATGAGCGGATGGACGATGCCGTTCAGTCGCGCCAGCGCCGCGGCATCGCCGAAGACGATGGCGCCGAGCCGTTTGCGATCGATGGCGCCGTCGGCGCCGACGATGTCTTTCCCGAACGCCGCGACCACCTGGTCGAATCCCGGCGTGCCGGGTGCGTACACCTCATGGCCGACG
Coding sequences within it:
- the coaE gene encoding dephospho-CoA kinase (Dephospho-CoA kinase (CoaE) performs the final step in coenzyme A biosynthesis.) — protein: MGVTGGIGSGKSSAVRLLAGLGATVIDADRVGHEVYAPGTPGFDQVVAAFGKDIVGADGAIDRKRLGAIVFGDAAALARLNGIVHPLIRDAVAQRVAAARASGAAPVVVEAALLIEARWDTLVDEVWLVVARREVIVERLADQRGMDPAAVAARMRAQLSDEERRAHAVVVIDNSGSREQLREQIERLWRARLKA